A stretch of Leucobacter aridicollis DNA encodes these proteins:
- a CDS encoding response regulator transcription factor — translation MRHILIAEDDPHITSFVARGLRAAGYDTTAAADGDTALILARSGSFDLVLLDIGLPGIDGFTVLSQLRGEGVTVPVIVLTARDSVIDTVRGLEGGANDYVTKPFQFAELLARVRIRIGDGEQRQSGQLMSHADLQLDVRARRVTVGEDAVDLTAREFDLLEVLMQHPGQVLSRDQLIGHVWGMDFDPASNVVDVYVRALRGKIGADRIETVRGSGYRLR, via the coding sequence ATGCGGCACATCCTGATCGCCGAAGACGATCCCCACATCACCTCGTTCGTCGCGCGCGGCCTGCGCGCCGCCGGCTACGACACGACCGCTGCAGCTGACGGCGATACCGCGCTGATCCTCGCCCGCTCGGGATCCTTCGATCTCGTACTCCTCGACATCGGCCTGCCCGGCATCGACGGGTTCACCGTGCTCAGTCAGCTCCGCGGCGAGGGAGTGACGGTGCCGGTCATCGTGCTCACCGCTCGCGACTCCGTCATCGACACCGTGCGCGGCCTCGAGGGTGGCGCCAACGACTACGTGACGAAGCCGTTTCAGTTCGCCGAGCTGCTCGCTCGCGTGCGGATCCGGATCGGCGACGGCGAGCAGCGCCAGTCCGGCCAGCTCATGAGCCACGCCGACCTGCAGCTTGATGTGCGCGCCCGGCGCGTCACCGTCGGCGAGGACGCCGTCGACCTCACCGCCAGGGAGTTCGACCTCCTCGAGGTGCTCATGCAGCACCCTGGCCAGGTGCTCTCGCGCGACCAGCTCATCGGACACGTGTGGGGGATGGACTTCGACCCGGCGTCGAATGTGGTCGACGTCTACGTGCGCGCGCTCCGCGGCAAGATCGGAGCGGACCGCATCGAGACCGTTCGCGGATCCGGATACAGGCTGCGATGA
- a CDS encoding glycerate kinase, with translation MSMHIPQRVLVAPSGFKESLGADAVAAAIAAGIRRVIPGVQVDEYPVPDGGEGTAELLAATTGGDLVPETVTGPVGDPVLAHWARLGGAAAGTAVIEMAAAAGLRLVPHGMRDPGATTTRGVGELIAAALDDGATRVIVGCGDSGTSDGGAGALTALGVRILDSHGDELPDGGTHLGRAASIDLAGLHPRARDVEIVLACNVHNVLCGPRGVARVFGPQKGATPEQVEQLSSALEHWAELLARTQPVTGLDLRTGPGTGASGGLGAGLAAVLGARLAPRFDVLLDPAVAPCDLDALIDAADLVVTAEGAIDFQTPRGKVPAEIAARARAAGVPVLGIAGSLGSGAPDVHDIGIDAIASILTVPMELAQAVEHGDALLRDAAERCMRMILLGSALSARGALPLAA, from the coding sequence ATGTCCATGCACATCCCGCAACGCGTCCTCGTCGCCCCGAGCGGTTTCAAGGAGAGCCTCGGCGCCGACGCCGTGGCCGCCGCGATCGCCGCGGGCATCCGCCGAGTGATCCCCGGCGTCCAGGTCGACGAGTACCCAGTCCCCGACGGCGGCGAGGGCACTGCAGAGCTCCTCGCCGCGACGACTGGCGGCGACCTCGTGCCCGAAACCGTCACCGGCCCGGTCGGCGACCCCGTGCTGGCGCACTGGGCCAGGCTTGGCGGCGCCGCGGCAGGTACCGCGGTCATCGAGATGGCCGCCGCAGCCGGCCTCCGGCTCGTCCCGCACGGCATGCGCGACCCGGGCGCGACCACGACCCGCGGGGTCGGCGAGCTCATCGCGGCCGCGCTCGACGACGGGGCCACCCGCGTCATCGTCGGCTGCGGCGACTCCGGCACGAGCGACGGTGGCGCCGGCGCGCTCACCGCACTCGGGGTGAGGATCCTGGATTCGCACGGGGACGAGCTCCCCGACGGTGGGACGCACCTTGGCCGCGCAGCGAGCATCGACCTCGCCGGGCTCCACCCCCGTGCTCGTGACGTCGAAATCGTCCTCGCGTGCAACGTCCACAACGTGCTCTGCGGCCCGCGCGGCGTGGCGCGCGTGTTCGGCCCGCAGAAGGGCGCGACTCCCGAACAGGTCGAGCAGCTGTCATCCGCGCTCGAGCACTGGGCCGAGCTGCTCGCCCGCACGCAGCCCGTCACCGGCCTCGACCTGCGCACCGGACCGGGAACAGGCGCGTCTGGAGGCCTCGGTGCCGGACTCGCGGCTGTACTCGGCGCGCGGCTCGCGCCTCGCTTCGATGTGCTGCTCGACCCCGCCGTTGCCCCGTGCGATCTGGACGCGCTCATTGACGCCGCGGATCTCGTCGTCACCGCCGAGGGCGCGATCGACTTCCAAACCCCGCGCGGCAAGGTTCCCGCGGAGATCGCCGCGCGGGCGCGGGCCGCCGGTGTGCCCGTGCTCGGCATCGCAGGGTCGCTCGGCTCTGGCGCACCGGACGTGCACGACATCGGAATCGACGCGATCGCCTCGATCCTCACCGTGCCGATGGAGCTCGCGCAGGCCGTCGAGCACGGCGACGCGCTGCTGCGAGACGCCGCCGAGCGGTGCATGCGCATGATCCTGCTCGGATCTGCGCTGTCCGCGCGCGGGGCGCTTCCACTCGCGGCGTAG
- a CDS encoding SLC13 family permease, with amino-acid sequence MSTVRFATTPPPGRGVPPRPPELPPRASRDAAPGTRIQWRGQARRVFAAILVVAIATWLVAPAAVRELSRTGSAGDLELQAAVTLAVFLAAIWGWIFTSLDDTLVAFLAATALIVSGVLPAERFFAALGDETIWLLILACVLAAGVGASGLALRGAAALVTRARTPRALAHASTAALTLSAFAIPATSGRAALALPVYRALATALPGRPALVRALGLLFPTVILLSAVGSLLGAGAHLVTSQILEQTTGEGIGFLRWLVLGLPLAVVSSHLTCELVLVRFTTRAERRGRVAVSIDDLARDTATPLVGPLTGAERRALAILASVVALWCTEPLHGASPAVVALLGAIAMTLPAVGCLSLGAAVKQVPWHLMLFLAATLALGTALATTGAADWLGATLLGPVHGLGAGAGFAFLLLVVALSLAAHLVIQSRSARSAAVIPVVVALAPGLGVDPAAAAFASTAAAGFCHTLPSSAKPVAMFAADDAGGGIDPADLLRLSAWLAPLLFTLIVAFSLWVWPVLGLPFFT; translated from the coding sequence ATGAGTACCGTGCGCTTCGCAACGACCCCGCCGCCCGGTCGCGGCGTCCCGCCGCGACCTCCGGAGCTGCCCCCGAGAGCGTCCCGCGATGCGGCGCCCGGGACGAGGATCCAGTGGCGAGGCCAGGCCAGGCGCGTGTTCGCGGCGATCCTTGTCGTCGCGATCGCCACCTGGCTCGTCGCCCCGGCGGCGGTGCGCGAGCTCTCGCGCACCGGCAGTGCCGGAGATCTCGAACTGCAGGCGGCCGTGACGCTGGCGGTCTTCCTCGCCGCGATCTGGGGGTGGATCTTCACCTCGCTCGACGACACGCTCGTCGCGTTCCTCGCGGCGACGGCCCTCATCGTGTCAGGCGTGCTGCCCGCCGAGCGGTTCTTCGCCGCGCTCGGCGACGAGACGATCTGGCTCCTCATTCTCGCCTGCGTCCTCGCCGCTGGCGTGGGGGCGAGCGGCCTGGCGCTGCGCGGTGCGGCTGCGCTGGTGACCCGCGCACGCACGCCACGCGCCCTCGCCCACGCGAGCACGGCGGCGCTCACGCTCTCGGCTTTCGCGATTCCCGCGACGAGCGGCCGGGCCGCGCTTGCGCTGCCGGTGTACCGGGCGCTCGCGACTGCGCTCCCCGGGAGGCCGGCGCTCGTCCGGGCCCTCGGGCTTCTCTTCCCCACCGTGATCCTGCTCTCCGCGGTCGGGTCGCTGCTCGGGGCGGGGGCGCACCTCGTCACGAGCCAGATCCTCGAGCAGACGACCGGCGAGGGGATCGGGTTTCTTCGCTGGCTGGTCCTCGGCCTTCCGCTCGCTGTCGTCTCGTCGCACCTCACCTGCGAGCTCGTGCTGGTGCGCTTCACCACTCGGGCAGAACGACGTGGCCGTGTCGCCGTGAGCATCGACGACCTCGCGCGCGACACGGCGACGCCCCTCGTCGGGCCGCTCACCGGCGCGGAGCGCCGCGCGCTCGCGATCCTCGCTAGCGTCGTTGCGCTCTGGTGCACCGAGCCGCTCCACGGGGCCTCCCCGGCGGTCGTCGCCCTGCTCGGCGCGATCGCGATGACACTCCCGGCGGTCGGGTGTCTCTCGCTGGGCGCCGCGGTGAAGCAGGTTCCGTGGCACCTCATGCTGTTCCTCGCGGCAACGCTCGCCCTCGGCACTGCGCTCGCGACGACTGGCGCGGCCGACTGGCTCGGAGCGACCCTGCTCGGCCCCGTACACGGGTTGGGGGCAGGCGCCGGCTTTGCCTTCCTCCTGCTTGTCGTCGCGCTGTCGCTCGCCGCGCACCTCGTCATCCAGTCTCGGTCTGCGCGCTCGGCCGCGGTCATCCCCGTGGTCGTCGCGCTTGCCCCCGGGCTCGGCGTGGACCCGGCGGCGGCAGCGTTCGCGTCGACAGCGGCTGCGGGGTTCTGCCACACGCTGCCAAGCTCGGCGAAGCCCGTCGCGATGTTCGCCGCCGACGATGCGGGCGGCGGGATCGACCCGGCGGACCTGCTGCGGCTCTCCGCCTGGCTCGCACCGCTGCTCTTCACCCTCATCGTCGCCTTCTCCCTCTGGGTGTGGCCGGTCCTCGGCCTCCCTTTCTTCACCTAG
- a CDS encoding sensor histidine kinase: MTDHSAPTAILPTTPLPTAPPAAGAAGAPELGPQASTDMPPAGGRPDRRRSAAPRPLQTRALPARWRITVWIVLSTLFTLCAIALIGRSLTLASVEVEANAQITQEAEEFTRFVAEGVDPETTKPFATPARLLEVYLSRQSVSDSELIIGLADRAPVGSLSGVDGWAPDRSPAPQLLETLTAPAKNSGALTTADGEPVRWGRVDFVVGEQSGSLLVAQFTAADRAAVDRAVGTLAWVAAAGLLLCSGVAWLVAGQILAPVREVYRVARDITEHDLTARVPVDGNDDIAQVAATFNEMLDRLEEAHRAQQQFVDDAGHELRTPITVVRGHLELLSEDPDERRATLRLVTDELARMSRIVSDLLVLARAQQHDFVRFAPCDVAALTLDIEAKAQALGERRWQLMEVAEGDAIIDAQRVTQAVLQLAANAVQVTDAGDRIRIGSRFEGDGAERRLRVWVADEGPGVSDEAATRIFDRFVHGGHVAVRSDTAGSSPRHGSGLGLAIVRAITDGHGGSAWLESTLGEGATFGLDLPAPQYAETKES, encoded by the coding sequence ATGACTGATCACAGCGCGCCGACCGCGATCCTCCCCACCACCCCGCTGCCGACGGCTCCGCCCGCCGCAGGTGCTGCCGGGGCGCCAGAACTCGGCCCCCAGGCCTCGACGGACATGCCCCCGGCGGGAGGCCGCCCGGACCGGCGCCGCTCCGCAGCGCCCCGGCCGCTCCAGACCCGCGCGCTGCCTGCGCGATGGCGAATCACGGTGTGGATCGTGCTGAGCACGCTCTTCACGCTGTGCGCGATCGCCCTCATCGGGCGCAGCCTCACCCTCGCGAGCGTCGAGGTCGAGGCGAACGCGCAGATCACGCAGGAGGCCGAGGAATTCACGAGGTTCGTCGCAGAGGGCGTCGACCCTGAGACGACGAAGCCGTTCGCGACACCCGCGCGGCTCCTCGAGGTCTACCTCTCGCGGCAGTCTGTGAGCGACAGCGAGCTCATCATTGGGCTCGCCGACAGAGCTCCCGTCGGCTCTCTCTCAGGGGTCGACGGCTGGGCGCCTGATCGCTCACCGGCGCCGCAGCTGCTCGAAACACTCACCGCGCCGGCGAAGAACTCGGGGGCGCTGACGACCGCCGACGGCGAGCCCGTCCGGTGGGGGCGTGTCGACTTCGTCGTCGGCGAGCAGTCGGGATCGCTGCTCGTCGCCCAGTTCACCGCCGCCGACCGCGCCGCCGTCGATCGCGCAGTCGGCACGCTCGCCTGGGTCGCGGCGGCGGGCCTGCTGCTCTGCTCGGGTGTGGCCTGGCTCGTCGCCGGTCAGATTCTCGCCCCCGTACGCGAGGTGTACCGAGTCGCCAGGGATATCACCGAGCACGATCTCACCGCAAGGGTGCCTGTCGATGGCAACGACGACATCGCACAGGTCGCGGCGACGTTTAACGAGATGCTCGACCGCTTGGAGGAGGCGCACCGCGCGCAGCAGCAGTTCGTCGACGACGCCGGCCACGAGCTGCGCACACCGATCACCGTGGTGCGCGGTCACCTCGAGCTCCTGAGCGAAGATCCAGACGAACGCCGCGCCACGCTCAGGCTCGTCACCGACGAGCTCGCCCGGATGAGCCGGATCGTGTCGGATCTCCTCGTGCTCGCTCGCGCGCAGCAGCACGACTTCGTGCGCTTCGCACCGTGCGACGTCGCGGCGTTGACGCTCGACATCGAGGCGAAGGCGCAGGCGCTTGGCGAGCGCAGGTGGCAGCTCATGGAGGTGGCCGAGGGCGACGCCATCATCGACGCGCAACGCGTCACGCAGGCCGTGCTGCAGCTTGCCGCCAACGCGGTACAGGTGACCGATGCGGGCGACAGGATCAGGATCGGCTCGCGGTTCGAGGGCGACGGCGCCGAGCGGCGGCTGCGCGTCTGGGTCGCCGACGAGGGGCCCGGAGTCTCTGACGAGGCGGCGACGCGCATCTTCGACAGGTTCGTCCACGGCGGCCACGTCGCGGTTCGCAGCGACACGGCGGGCTCCTCCCCCCGGCACGGTTCGGGCCTCGGGCTCGCCATCGTCCGAGCGATCACTGACGGTCACGGCGGCTCGGCGTGGCTCGAGAGCACCCTCGGCGAGGGCGCGACGTTCGGGCTCGACCTGCCCGCCCCACAGTACGCAGAGACGAAGGAGTCGTGA
- a CDS encoding DUF445 domain-containing protein encodes MNRRTLGAVTPADFDRLHALRRMQGIAVGLLIFMAVVFVFAFALQERIPWLAYVRAASEGGMVGALADWFAVTALFRHPLGVPIPHTNLIANKKDEIGEGLGSFIEENFLADEVVHDKLSQISGARMAGAWLRETGNARRVSDMAASVGLGALTVLDDRDVQDLVESLVRRHIVDPEWGPLLGRATESFVTGGHHESLVDLAANRLELWLVQHPQAFDKVISSRLPQWVPSIVDKFVDQRLHAEAVKFLQNVAADGNHPARAAITKFLHDLSRDLQEQESLQAQLESFKREVFDSPRIRDLAASTWRTARAAIVDMLEDPDSELRSRITAAICDFGRKLEDDATLQYKIDVWVMNVVEYLVRTYRHDLAQVVADTVQRWDAKEAAEKIELQVGKDLQFIRINGTVIGSLAGLGIFTIAELVIAPLAGH; translated from the coding sequence TTGAACCGACGTACGCTCGGAGCCGTCACCCCAGCCGACTTCGACCGTTTGCACGCGCTCAGACGGATGCAGGGCATCGCGGTCGGCCTGCTGATCTTCATGGCCGTCGTCTTCGTCTTCGCCTTCGCGCTCCAGGAGCGGATCCCCTGGCTCGCGTACGTCAGGGCCGCGAGCGAGGGCGGCATGGTCGGCGCGCTCGCCGACTGGTTCGCGGTGACGGCACTGTTCAGGCACCCGCTCGGCGTGCCGATCCCGCACACGAACCTCATCGCGAATAAGAAGGACGAGATCGGCGAGGGACTCGGTTCCTTCATCGAGGAGAACTTCCTCGCGGACGAGGTTGTGCACGACAAGCTCTCCCAGATCAGCGGCGCGCGGATGGCCGGTGCCTGGCTGCGCGAGACTGGGAACGCGAGGCGGGTGAGCGACATGGCGGCGAGTGTCGGACTCGGCGCGCTCACCGTGCTCGACGACCGCGACGTTCAGGATCTGGTCGAGTCGCTCGTGCGGCGCCACATCGTCGATCCCGAGTGGGGCCCGCTGCTCGGCCGCGCGACCGAGTCGTTCGTCACCGGCGGCCACCACGAATCGCTCGTGGACCTCGCCGCGAACCGGCTCGAGCTGTGGCTCGTGCAGCACCCGCAGGCGTTCGACAAGGTCATCTCTTCAAGGCTCCCCCAGTGGGTGCCGAGCATCGTCGACAAGTTCGTCGACCAGCGGCTGCACGCCGAGGCCGTGAAGTTTCTGCAGAACGTCGCGGCCGACGGGAACCACCCCGCCCGCGCGGCAATCACAAAGTTCTTGCACGATCTCTCGCGCGACCTGCAGGAGCAGGAGTCGCTCCAGGCACAACTCGAGTCGTTCAAGCGAGAGGTGTTCGACAGCCCGCGGATCCGCGACCTCGCCGCGAGCACGTGGCGCACGGCACGCGCCGCCATCGTCGACATGCTCGAGGATCCCGACAGCGAGCTGCGCAGCCGCATCACCGCCGCGATCTGCGACTTCGGGCGCAAGCTTGAGGACGACGCGACGCTGCAGTACAAGATCGACGTGTGGGTGATGAACGTTGTCGAGTACCTCGTGCGCACTTACCGCCACGACCTCGCGCAGGTCGTCGCCGATACCGTGCAGCGGTGGGATGCGAAGGAAGCCGCCGAGAAGATCGAGCTGCAGGTCGGCAAGGATCTGCAGTTCATTCGCATCAACGGCACCGTCATCGGTTCACTCGCGGGCCTCGGCATCTTCACGATCGCCGAGCTCGTCATCGCCCCGCTCGCGGGTCACTAA